One window of Methanothermobacter tenebrarum genomic DNA carries:
- a CDS encoding MTH1187 family thiamine-binding protein, with translation MITAELTIIPIGTGDTSLSDYIVAAIKAIEKKNIRCEISGMGTQIEAEDLDDILDAVKAAHEAVLGLDCDRVYTTVKIDDRRDVEKTLKDKVASVKSKL, from the coding sequence TTGATAACAGCAGAATTAACTATAATCCCCATAGGAACAGGGGATACAAGTTTAAGTGACTATATAGTTGCCGCGATAAAAGCAATAGAAAAGAAGAATATTAGATGTGAAATATCTGGTATGGGGACGCAGATAGAAGCCGAAGACCTTGATGACATCCTAGATGCTGTAAAGGCGGCTCATGAGGCCGTGCTAGGATTAGACTGTGATAGGGTGTATACTACAGTTAAAATAGATGATAGAAGGGATGTTGAAAAAACTCTAAAGGATAAGGTAGCATCTGTGAAGAGCAAACTCTAA
- a CDS encoding GTPBP1 family GTP-binding protein, translating to MIKDLKSFTKKGERKNIEFKKALKSSYHLNEDRRRQLISQLKYRMERGKGRAIYLLGVEDDGSLTGLPREELQESIHVLNVLSREIGACIEEVNEYPLDNGRVAEVTIGWKNSFKKEHIVIGVAGHVDHGKSTLLGSLTTGILDDGTGKTRIFLDVQKHEIERGLSADLSFAIYGFLDGEPIRLDNPLDKKEKSELMEKCERIISFVDTVGHEPWLRTTIRGIVGQKLDYGLLTVAADQGPTHITREHLGIILAMELPVIVAITKTDLVGEDEIHKVHEKISELLKLVGRIPFKVKNRSDALLVSEKMNQHIVPIIETSSVTGEGLELLDELFLNLKVPENPSEDKKPFMMYIDKVYSVKGVGTVVSGTIRQGRVKKGEKLLLGPFHTGEFKQVKVKSIEMHHYQIGCAEPGHIVGISIAGASPQEIERGMILAHPEYNPKAVREFEAEVAILVHPTTIKAGYESVTHIETIAETTILEPLDQEFMSAGDKGKVRMRFKYRPHHVKEGQKLIFREGRSKGIGSITKIIENP from the coding sequence ATGATCAAGGATTTGAAATCCTTCACCAAAAAGGGTGAAAGAAAGAACATAGAATTTAAAAAAGCCCTTAAAAGTTCATATCATCTTAACGAGGACAGGAGAAGGCAACTAATCTCCCAGTTGAAATACAGGATGGAAAGGGGAAAGGGCAGGGCAATCTACCTACTTGGTGTTGAAGATGACGGGAGCCTAACAGGCCTCCCCAGGGAAGAACTCCAAGAATCAATCCACGTCCTAAATGTCTTAAGTCGAGAGATAGGAGCATGTATAGAGGAAGTGAACGAATACCCACTAGATAACGGTAGAGTAGCCGAAGTCACCATAGGATGGAAAAATTCATTCAAAAAAGAGCATATTGTCATAGGAGTCGCGGGACATGTCGACCATGGTAAAAGCACACTCCTAGGGAGCCTAACAACCGGAATACTTGATGATGGGACCGGGAAAACAAGGATATTCCTCGATGTCCAGAAACATGAAATAGAAAGAGGACTCTCAGCAGACCTCTCATTCGCAATCTACGGTTTCCTAGACGGTGAACCAATCCGCCTCGACAATCCACTTGATAAAAAAGAAAAATCCGAGCTCATGGAAAAATGTGAAAGGATAATATCATTCGTCGACACAGTAGGCCACGAACCATGGCTCAGAACAACAATAAGGGGTATAGTGGGCCAGAAACTAGATTATGGTCTTTTAACGGTCGCAGCAGACCAAGGACCCACACATATTACAAGAGAACACCTAGGGATCATCCTAGCAATGGAATTACCCGTAATAGTAGCCATAACAAAAACAGACCTAGTAGGAGAAGACGAAATCCATAAAGTCCATGAAAAGATATCAGAACTGCTCAAACTCGTGGGCAGAATCCCATTCAAAGTCAAAAACAGGTCAGATGCACTACTAGTATCAGAGAAGATGAACCAACATATCGTACCAATAATAGAAACATCCTCAGTAACAGGAGAAGGACTAGAATTATTAGATGAACTATTCCTCAACTTAAAAGTCCCAGAAAACCCCTCAGAGGATAAAAAACCATTCATGATGTACATAGATAAAGTTTATTCCGTGAAGGGTGTGGGAACAGTGGTCAGCGGCACCATAAGACAAGGTCGTGTAAAAAAGGGCGAAAAATTACTCCTCGGACCATTCCACACAGGAGAATTCAAACAAGTAAAGGTCAAATCCATTGAAATGCACCACTACCAGATCGGATGCGCAGAACCAGGCCACATCGTTGGAATATCAATAGCAGGAGCATCACCACAAGAAATCGAAAGAGGCATGATACTAGCCCACCCAGAATACAATCCCAAGGCCGTGAGAGAATTCGAAGCAGAAGTGGCAATCCTAGTACACCCCACAACAATAAAAGCAGGATACGAGAGCGTCACACACATAGAAACCATCGCAGAGACAACAATACTAGAACCCCTTGACCAGGAATTCATGTCAGCCGGGGACAAAGGAAAGGTCAGAATGCGATTCAAATACAGGCCACACCATGTAAAAGAAGGACAAAAACTAATATTCAGAGAAGGAAGAAGCAAGGGCATAGGCTCCATAACAAAGATCATAGAGAACCCCTAA
- a CDS encoding TIGR00269 family protein: MVGEVDFNVRLEERIRELIIDYKLIEEGELVAVALSGGKDSLLVLHALAGLRDDLGFDIVAITVDEGIKDYREKGLEAARYNTKLLGVELVEKSFIGEFDFSLDEVYGIFKSPCIPCGVFRRYILNRTARSLGADKIATGHNMDDEIQSFMMSLVRGDTRKFSKFGPKLEVIHPRLIPRIKPLWNTSEKETETWAILNNIRVHLEDCPYSSLSLRSRIKKFLNRVESRRPGTKELMMKSFINTFKMEQEEVELFECEVCGEPASMRTCKACELLSVIRGSL; this comes from the coding sequence ATGGTGGGGGAAGTAGACTTTAACGTGAGATTAGAAGAGAGAATCAGGGAACTTATAATAGATTATAAGCTCATAGAAGAGGGTGAATTAGTAGCTGTGGCACTTTCAGGTGGAAAGGATAGTCTACTCGTATTACACGCCTTAGCTGGTCTTAGAGATGATCTTGGTTTTGATATTGTTGCTATAACAGTTGATGAGGGCATAAAAGATTATAGGGAGAAGGGTTTAGAGGCCGCACGCTATAATACAAAGCTTTTAGGTGTTGAATTGGTTGAAAAATCCTTCATAGGAGAATTTGATTTTTCATTGGATGAGGTTTATGGGATTTTTAAGAGTCCGTGCATACCTTGCGGGGTCTTCAGAAGATATATACTAAATAGGACTGCCCGTAGTCTAGGAGCTGATAAGATAGCCACTGGACATAACATGGATGATGAGATACAATCATTTATGATGAGCCTGGTTAGGGGTGATACGCGCAAATTTTCCAAGTTCGGCCCCAAATTGGAGGTGATCCACCCTAGGCTTATACCAAGGATAAAACCTTTATGGAATACAAGTGAAAAAGAAACGGAAACCTGGGCCATCCTTAATAATATTAGGGTTCACTTGGAGGATTGTCCATATTCTAGTTTATCACTCAGGTCGAGGATTAAGAAATTTCTTAACAGGGTAGAGTCTAGGAGGCCCGGGACCAAGGAGTTGATGATGAAATCCTTCATTAACACTTTTAAAATGGAACAGGAGGAGGTTGAACTTTTTGAATGTGAAGTTTGTGGGGAGCCTGCTTCTATGAGGACTTGTAAAGCCTGTGAGCTGTTATCTGTGATTAGGGGTTCTCTATGA
- a CDS encoding DUF1922 domain-containing protein, with product MYLIFRCDCGRALYTREGVKTRRCVCGKTIKVKSRRILGKVESFQDAAYMVRKLQEEKYGPGGFLKKKIE from the coding sequence ATGTACCTAATATTCAGATGCGACTGTGGAAGGGCATTATATACACGTGAAGGTGTTAAAACCCGCAGATGCGTATGTGGGAAAACAATAAAGGTTAAAAGTCGTCGGATACTTGGAAAAGTCGAAAGTTTCCAAGACGCGGCTTATATGGTTAGAAAATTGCAAGAAGAAAAGTACGGACCCGGCGGATTCTTAAAAAAGAAAATAGAATGA